The Spinacia oleracea cultivar Varoflay chromosome 2, BTI_SOV_V1, whole genome shotgun sequence DNA segment TAACAACTTGGGTCGTGTAGATTCGGGCCATTCGGCCATTTGGGTCATAATGGATAATGATTTACGTTGGGTAGTTTGTGTGTGTAACAAATGCGTTAAAAGTTCCTTAAGGTCACTGACTCACTTATGTTATTATCTATTTATCTGATTGAGAATAATCATGTTAGTTTTCACAAATTTCTGAGTATAGCCCAAATTTTAACTTAAATTATAAACTCAGCCCAAATCCAAAGGGcacccaaaaaaagaaaattctaTTAGTACAAAAGAGATCAAGTTCGAGGGTTATTCCCCTCGAAATTGAAAAGACCAGAACCATCATCAAACTAAAGTTGCTTGACTCCTCGCTCAGGCAAACGAATGGTCAAATCGCGCAAATTTTTGGTTATATCGGGTACAgtcaaagctggctgtacccccatccaaaacgatgtcgttttgtgttgtttaaaatgaatattaatatactggtataaaaatgaacatttactagaaatgaacatttatttatttatttatttggaatgaacatttactattctggaaatgaacatttatttatttatttggaaataaactacaaaaatgaacatttactatttcagaaatgaacatttatttatttatttggaaggaatatttactattttggaaatgaacatttatttatttatttggaaataaactacaaaaatgaacatttactatttcggaaatgaacatttactatttcggaaatgaacatttactatttcggaaatgaacatttatttatttatttggaatgaacatttactattttggaaatgaacatttatttatttatttggaaataaacaatataggcgcttgtaaaaaagaacataaaattctagaaaaaagaacaaacaataccacaattatgaacaattttatgatgaattttaaagccaacatgaaagaacaaacaataaaacaagaaagaacaaacaataaagcagataattattatgaacaaacaaataaacaagaaagaacaaataattcaacaaaaaagaacaaacaatataaaaaagaacataaaattccagaaaaaagaacaaacaatacaacaattatgaacaattttatgatgaattttaaagccaacatgaaagaacaaacaatacaacaataagtttgatgaatgaatttaaaaaacaacaagaaagaacaaacagtataacaagaaagaacaaacaatacaaaaagaaagaataaaagattaatgaagagtttaattatcaacattaaccatatgattattataaacaaacaaataaacaagaaagaacaaacaatataaaaaagaacataaaatttcagaaagaaagaacaaaaaatacaacaattatgaaaatttgatgaatgaatttaaaaaacaacatgaaagaacaaacaatacaacaagaaagaacaaacagtacaacaagaaagaacaaacagtacaataagaatgaacaaacagcacaataaaaaagaacaaacaatcgacaagaatgaacaaacaatatgagcgtgtcgtttttggggggtacagccagagttGGCTGTACCCCGGGTATAGCAGTTAGCGATTGGTCAAATCGAATCCAATTTAAACGACTTGATTGTCGCCTCTAATATTATTATAGGGTCCTAAAAGCAGCCTGATTTTACTTTCATCTTTTCATTCTAAAAAAAAGTCCTAGCCCTCACTTTTATCATTTTTtctcaaccttttttttttattattattttggttcaaacaaatttgatttctttttagTGTCATGTGTATCTAATCAAATTAGAATACATGGTTTAATTGCAATAGacaatttatttttactttttacttTGAAGACCTTGGAATTgaggtaaatttttttttgtttgttttatcgAGCCATTTCATGCAATttgtatgaaataaataatatattttgtgCAGATTGAACAAAGTATAATTAACTATtttgtacagattgaacaaaattTGATTAACCATTTCGTACAGATTGAACATTATCGAACTAAGTATTCCGAAAATAACAAATCCGTACAAATTGAACTTACCATAAATTGAACAACACACATAATTCCGTACAAATTTAACATAACAGAAATGAGTTCTATCATCGCTACTAATATATAACAAACAACTACTGCATGACCAGTCGACAGTTCTTTCACTATAGACAACCTGAAAGAACTATTATCAcgattttgttcaatttgtacgGAATACTTAGTTCTCTTACGTTCAATCTGTATAAAATGGTTACTTATAATTTGTTCAATATGTatgaaaaaattaattatattctGTTCAATTTGTACAAAATAGAAGTATTTATTTCATACAAATTGCATGAAAAAGGCTCAAAAAGcaggaaaaaaaacaaaaatgaccTCAATTCAAGGGTTTTTCAAGCCAAAAAAACATCAATTACAATCAAAATATGTATTCTAATTTGATTAGATACACGtgacattaaaaaaaatcaaatttatttgaaccaaaataatatcataaaaggttgagagaaaataataaaagtgaAGGGTATGGTGTTttttagaataaaaaaaaagaaaaaaaaaattgcgtaAAATAAAATCATGCTACGTTTAACCACCGTGTTTATTTTATACATCATTCAATTATTTTACAGATTAAGTATACAAACTTTAATTGTTTGTTACCACAAAAACGTGAGGACCAGGAATTCTTGTCTAAGACAACTTCAACTACTTTTGCTAATTTAGACAGAATCCAAGGGGTTTCACTAAACACTTATTTAAGTACACACGCTTTCGtagatcacaaattcttatttacaaaggttgtacaataaatattgtacactagagtaaaagttaactcaaaatgcttaaaagtcaagcttatatatgtaaaagttatctattttttagtgaattttttttcatttttaataaaacttatttcttcaaaatcactaataaatgtataaaattaatcatataaccatttaaaatgtttatctatcaacttttttttactaatataaaagttaatcaaaattaggttaaagttacaagaaaatgagtaaaagttatattggtgtacaataaatttattgtacaccttgtgcgcgcaagacatTTTGTTCATAGATTTAGTTTAAGATTTAATGGATTGAGACAACATTAGATATCAACAATTTTTAAATGTACAATCGTTTGTACCGTATATTGATAGTATCTTGTGAATGGTATACGAAGAAGGATAATTTTTTACCCACGTACTTATAATTCGTGAGCTCATAGGGAAAAATATAGTCTTGATTAAAGGTGTTCGCCGGTCTAAACCCGAACAGGACCATCGTGGAACGAAGAtcgaaattttgaaattttaagacCTATAGATAGGACCATCGTGGAACGAAAACCGGAATTTTGAAACTTCTAAGGATTgaccgaaaaaaaaaaaatcgacctGAAAACCGGATCAATTGTCTCTTATCCGGTTCGATCTATTTCTCTGGTCCGGACTGATTTTGCACACCCGTAGCCTGTAGTCCTGTACAGCGAAGATGCTCTTTCAACTTGGCAATCCTGTTAGTGTGTTTTATATTTCGTGTCATTATCAATCCAACGTATGTCGACTGCACTTATGTTTAACTTACATTAGAAGCAATTTCAAATAATAATTCAAGGAAAGCAACCTTAAAATATCTTCACTTGAAAATatgaataaaacaaaaacaaaaataatgatGTCAATTGTCAAACCAAgctttaattcaattcaaatttactggaaattcaaaataaaataatgtgAAAAGTAGAATTAAAGAACTGCCATGTCACAATCCTTCTGCTTAAATAACCTACGATGGCCTGAATACAATAAGTAGCAGGTTCAAATTCCCTCCCGCCTCTttcgtacaacaacaacaactacaaaaaaaaaattaaaccctGTAATCCTCAACCATAATCAAAATATAAAGACTTTTATCCTTAATTGGAAACGGATTTCCGACTAACTAATCTTCGtggcatcttttttttttttttgacagatgattttttgtaaataataaaatttaaccaAAACACTAGGCTGTACAAACTTTACAAGGGACTTCTTCCTACAATAAACAGGAAAATTGGACCttttttaatccaataaatagATGATAATAAATGATTAATAAACACactaaactgaaaattaaattagacTTGTAAATGAAGAAGTTAGCATGTAAGGTAAGTTGGCTAGCGGCCCTCTTTGGTCTGCTAGTTCATGAAGATCCCTAACAATTTCAAACACGGCCTCTGGTTTCGCCAACTTGAGGGCATTTTCCGACATCTTCCTTAGCTCATCGCCCTTGGTACTGAACCATTCCGCGACTATTCTTGCTGTTTCCTTAGGACTGCGTGTGAAGACACCCGCACCATTTTCTACCACGTATGGTACATTGCCTTTCTCCTGAAGTTTCCATAAGGGAAACACAGATAAAAGTTAGCTATGAACTTCGAAGTACATACAATGTATGAGTCAGAAAGTAAGGCCTtgttagctggtttgactaACCGCTGGGtgttagctggtttgactagccATTGGGTGTTAGTTGTTTACTTGTTTGTGTAAAGTGTTTGGCAAATTAGCTTGTTAGTTGTTGTTTGTATTAGCTGATATCTATTTTTCGGATGACTAGTCCATTATCTAGCACAGATTCTGCATATATACTGTATaatgtttgaattttgtactgaaATACAAGATTTCAAGCCAGTTTTAGTCAGATTATGCTCAGTCAGGTATAGATCCGTGAAAATATACAACAGATGGTGCATACTGTAAAATCGGATGATTAGTCCATTATCTAGCACAGATGCTGCATATATAATAATATACTGTATAATACGTGAAGTTTAAATGAAAATTCAAGATTTCAAGCCAGTTGTAGTAAGATTTTGCTCGGTCAAGTTGAGAGTTTACGACAGGTCTATACGAGAAGAAGTAGCAATGAGTTGTAAGCAAATGTATCAAACTCACTTGTCCGGGAATATAGTCATTGAGGATGATTGGAAGACCCCTGATCATCGCCTCTGCTATTGTCCCTGGTCCTGCCTGTTAAAATCCGAAACCATTCAACTCGTTAAGTCCAGTTTTTGGCTTAATAGTAATGCAAAATTTCACAAGCATGGGAAATCATTCACCTTTGTAATAATGCAATCACAAGCTCCCATCCACTTCTCCATCTGTTTCTCAAACCCTCGAACCTGTAAATCACAAggcattgttattcgacaaagaAAAATTGTACCAAACTATGAGGAAATTTGCAATCTGGCTGTAAAGGAAAGTTACCTTAACCGGTATTTTCCATTCCTTCGATTCAAGGGTAGAAGCTAGGGATTTATTGCGGCCACATATAATGATCAATTGACCGATGGGTTTCTCAAGCTTTTTATCAAATAAGGACTCTGCGAGAGCCTTGGCAGTCTTCTGCACAGGACCCATCCCTTCACCACCTCCCATTAGCAAAACTGCTGGCAAATCCGGGTCCATCTCTAGCTCCACTCTCAAGTCATCCTACAAGCACAAGTTTTGTTAAGCAAAAATCTTCATaaacacacaaacacacacacacaaaacacGTGCAAAATTACTTCAGAGCGAGCACAATGCTGCCAAACATATCATCAAAATGTGAGCACACCTTTGAGAGAACTGCACGAGCAAAAGAAGGCCTAACAGGCAAGCCAAAAACTTGGATTTGAGAGTCTTCAAGACCATCTAATGAAGCCCTCTTTGCAACCTCTTCTGAGGGACAATAGCAACGATTGACAGCAGGATGAAACCTGCGAAAAATAATTTGTTTCTGAATGTTAAAAAACAATCCAATTAACTTCTGTTTTTCGA contains these protein-coding regions:
- the LOC110805894 gene encoding monogalactosyldiacylglycerol synthase 2, chloroplastic, which produces MVMSVIAPKRSSSLSSVFSRVGGYYSKKRCSSQFYPSSSSGISSSSSSMVIDEMEDDEDGSTMEMVQLGADRTKNVLILMSDTGGGHRASAEAIRDAFNLEFGDEYNIIIKDVWKEYTGWPLNDMERQYKFMVKHVQLWSLAFHSTSPKWIHSVYLAAIAAFYAKEVEAGLMEYKPDIIISVHPLMQHIPLWVLRWQGLQKKVIFVTVITDLNSCHRTWFHPAVNRCYCPSEEVAKRASLDGLEDSQIQVFGLPVRPSFARAVLSKDDLRVELEMDPDLPAVLLMGGGEGMGPVQKTAKALAESLFDKKLEKPIGQLIIICGRNKSLASTLESKEWKIPVKVRGFEKQMEKWMGACDCIITKAGPGTIAEAMIRGLPIILNDYIPGQEKGNVPYVVENGAGVFTRSPKETARIVAEWFSTKGDELRKMSENALKLAKPEAVFEIVRDLHELADQRGPLANLPYMLTSSFTSLI